The following DNA comes from Candidatus Poribacteria bacterium.
AAATTGTTGTCAGCGGAAGACCCGGACACGATCCCGCCACACAGATTAGCATTTCAATGCCTTTCTGAAATTTTCTGTGAAAAAATATACATGGCAAACCGACTTAAGGATAAAATAGCAATTATCACCGGGGCAGCACGAGGCATTGGTGCGAAAAGCGCAGAACTCTTTGCAGGTGAAGGTGCCGCTGTGGCTATCTGGGACCTGAACACAGAACGCGGCGAAGAAACCGCGCAGCAGATCCGATCCGCCGGCGGAAGTGCCCTTTTCTGTGAGTGCGACGTAACCGACACTGCACAAATTGAACGTGCTGTTGCCCACGTCACATCTGAATTCGGCACGCCAAATGTGCTTTTCAACAACGCCGGTATTGCTGTCGTCGGCGAATTAGAAGAAATCTCCGAAGCAGACTGGGATCACCAATATGCCGTCAATGTAAAGAGCATCTACCTCGTCTCACGAGCGATAATTCCGTTGATGCGCGAAGCCGGTGGCGGTTCGATTATCAACATGGCGAGTGAATCCGCCTATGTTGGGTTTCCGATGCACCCCGCCTATACCTCCTCCAAAGCCGCTGTCGTGCATCTCACGCGCAGCATGGCGGTTCGGTATGCCGAGGACAACATCCGAGTCAACAGCCTCTGTCCCGGCACGATTAACACCGAACTCTACCAAGAATTCCTATCAAAACAA
Coding sequences within:
- a CDS encoding SDR family oxidoreductase, translated to MANRLKDKIAIITGAARGIGAKSAELFAGEGAAVAIWDLNTERGEETAQQIRSAGGSALFCECDVTDTAQIERAVAHVTSEFGTPNVLFNNAGIAVVGELEEISEADWDHQYAVNVKSIYLVSRAIIPLMREAGGGSIINMASESAYVGFPMHPAYTSSKAAVVHLTRSMAVRYAEDNIRVNSLCPGTINTELYQEFLSKQPDPEAINTEIKEMHPLGIGEPEDIAWAAVYLASDESRYMTGAPMLV